The genomic window GTAGCTTTTTATCCCTCAGACCTGGGACAGGAGCTTGGTGAGCTGCTCCAGAGCTGGGTGATCCGCTGGCCCACTACGCACCGCCGACAGGTCCAGGTGAGTAAGGCTGTGTAGAGGTACTGTCTTTAACACCAGCTCAAAGCCAGTTGagcccagtgcattgtgggaaaggCACAATGACCTCAGATGGGCCATGCCTGCAGACAAAGAGAACCAGTAATGGTACTAGTGACATACATGCACAATCATCTGAGAAAATAAGCAAATATACGGTGTAACAAAGGAATAGACctgatactcaatacagatacagattccatgatgaaaaaaacactctttatttagacagtatgtgatgataatgtgattttcaacattaaataacagtACGTGCTTTATATTCCCATGTAGcttcatctgtgtaatccctcagtgtccaggtgtgttccatgggtgtatactagtctgtgtcttatacttgttctgatacagctcaaggtcattctaaaggttttcaggaaaggttcatttctgtcatgtgaatgtgacattttttagaATCAAGGGTAAACGAGTATGGTCAATGATGCAACCttcagtatcaattagtatctgattttgatactattGACAACCCTAAGCGCAATATTGGGGAGAAAAAAGTGTATCGTCAATAAAATGGTAATATATGTATTAAAATTCAACATTCAGTTTACTGTATACACACCCTAACCTTGCacaacaagatggattctcacgaTGTTTGAGTTCACAAATTCACAACAATCCATCCTGGCATGTCCCTTCTGGTGTGCCAGGGCCCGACAGGAGACTGGCACACCAGTCACAGGCATTTaggtttgtgtggaagccaAAGGCAAAGCACACAagcaaaccaaaataaacacgGCGACCCCGACAGATGTACTCAAGTCTACTTTAGCGTCAATACAAactatttgtttgtgaaaaagtgTAGAAGGTAAGCGTTTTGAACATTTGTAAACAGGGAAGATGTCTTTTCTCTCAAGTGGAtaaaacaaaagtttgatttttcgtcttgttccgctgttgtgatcAGAATCAATCAGattcaaattcaaaattcaGTAAGAGCCATTCCAGAGTGATATGTGTTTCTCTCTTAATTGAAATCTACACCGTAAAACTCAAGGCTGCAAGCAACCAAAAGGAAACTGATCTTGTCGTTTTACCTGCAAGAGCTTGGGCCAGCATGAGCCTGTGCTGCTGCAGAAAGCGTGCAGTCAGACCACAGGCCTGCAGGGACAGtgtgaccagcagagggcagcagctGAGTAGGCAGGACAGAGGCTCAGATACACTGTCTCCCAGAAGGTTAAAACTCAagtccagctcctccaggcACTATGACACAGGAACAGTAACAGACATGAAATATGGGTTTCAAATGACAACATTCTGTAGactaataatatttaacacagatggagggcagctaaagtgaatattgttaaatgcagatttctgttgtaatattgCAAGttcttggttttatttttataaaagctttcttcagaccaaggtttagtttgttttcatacctgacagtttagACACCACCAaagcctgtttaaatcagccgattggacatgtcacagcaacatcacatgaccactctgaggaagactgctagtgagcagtcaaaacGTTCAGGGCTGAAAAAAGaagctattaaaataaaaccaagaaCTTGctatattacaacagaaatctgcagtTTAACAACATTACAAGTGTGAATGAACCTCACTGGCCAATGGACTTGTAAGTTCTTGGGTTTAgttactaatagaaatgatcaggttaaacatattaaacattagtgaatttactttttgaataTTACACACATCCCCCCATCCGAGAGTATGACATCGTTATATTCTCAAATCAAAACTGCCAATAGTAAAGGGTTAGAGAGGAGAATGTATTCAGTTTGACACAGGAAATGGAGGCTACTTGTCAGAAACATGTTGGTTTTAACCTGCTAAAAATTTGTTAATAATTACTTACAAAATAAGATGACATTTCACTTGCATTTACTGAATATTATGATAATATGAGCTATTCAACTGTGTTAAAATATTATTCTCATTTGGTAGCACTTCACTTTATAGCATTGCAATAGCATGGTAATAGGATGGAAAAGGAACTCAAAAGTGTATGGTAACCTATGGATAAGAAGTTGCACTGTTTATATGCACACcataaatctgatcattatctggtttcaggagttatcagattattgaaacgCAGTGTAAGATTGAAAATATTAGTATAAAACTCATTGTGCTAGGTCTTCAAAATACAACAGTGACTGGGTGTTGTTTGATAAtaagatttattttgtgcatgtaaacacaccaaAAAACTGATTTAATTACTGATCTAGTTGTGAGTTTTTACTGATGATgtaaaacactgcaaaatacATTCGTCATTAGTTACCAAGCTGTTACCATAGAGTAAAGTGAAGTGCAAATTTCAGGCAGGTAGAAAATGTATAGATATTTTGTCATGAAGGTGTAAAAATGACTGATGTATGTGTTCATTTACAGGAAACGCAGGGTGACTGTGGCCCTTCAGAGCAGTGACAGCCTTCTCCAGCCCCGCCCCTGtgatgtgattggctgacaggtCCAGCAGCCGCAATCGGGGCATGGTGATAGCGGTGGCCACGAGCTCGGGCAAGAGGCTGTCATGGAGACGGTTCCCTGAGAGGCGGAGCTCGGTGAGGCTGGCCTGAAGTTTGAGTGCCCGCAGGagtggggtgagagaggagggtgcCAGGCTCAGACcgcacacggacacacacgaGCCCCCGTCCTGCACCTCACACAGCCGGCTTACACGGCggttctcctctgctccacaacACAAGCATTTCAGAAAGTGAAAGAAATGTTTGGTAACATGTACACTTGTGCAATTAATAATGTGTAGACAACTACGATAACTTTAGCAATTTAGCTCTTATGAATATCTTATTGAATATAGAACAAAGGCATATAATGTACCTTTGTTATATCTTATTCTGTAGTtgccaaaccaaaacaaacatggcaacgccAACAGACGTACTTTGGCCTACTTTAACTAAAAAatagactattttgtttgtgaaaaatgtgcagaaggtaagTTCTTTGGGCATTTATGGCCTTCTCtgaactggatgtaacaaaagtttgaattttcagcttgttccactgttgtgacaCCTCAATCAATCAATGTGAAGAATTTGTTTGAACGTTCCAATaactttcagtgagagccattTCAAATTGATAAATGTGAGGGACTCAGTTTAGTGTGTTACACAATCACTATGCATGGGCCAGGTTATGTTCTTACTGCTTTGAGTCcaatttagtttagtcctgatgtagacttaaGCTTTGGTCCTAATTCTCAGTTTAATTCTCATCagtctagtcctagttcagtgctcctgatctagtccaggttttgttctAGTTAAGTCCCAATTTTTGATGTGGCGTGAACGCATCCCAAGTCACCCGCAAACATGAAGCGAGTAGAGCTATGAATATAAAAGGATGCAGAAAttagacagattttttttgttttcaatgttgtttttccatTCTTACCCACTGCCAGACTCTGACAGGCCTTTTTATATCGTTCTGGAAGAGGAGGTAGATCCCACGAGCAAACCTCAGCCAGGACCTATAATAGAGCCATATTAAACACTTGGAAAAGATGGTTTTGTGTTAATACTAATTACATCATGCCAACCTCTTCATTTGTGTGCAGCACAGCCAGCAGCGGGTCCTGCAGTGAGAGGAGTGCGCCCTCTTTCTGCAGCTGGAGGCGAGGCAGTAGGCCACACTTCTGGTAGTACCTCTGGGCCGCTTGTTCACGCAGCCACGCCACAGTGCACGAGTCAGCCTCACTGCCACAGACATGGGGataaaatggtttgagaggactCAGTGTAATATAATGTCTCTattttttctgtaaaactgaCATTACTGACACACAATACTTTGATTTAGGAGGAAACTCTGCGacagtaacagtattttttaagTTGCCACCTTAAaagcaaaaattaaaaaaatatatatatagctgtCAAAGACCAAAGGTTCTATGCCGCTTTTCCTGTGTATGTagtaataacaaaacaaaacactttttcaaATGCTTAAAACATGCAATTAAATTGCTTATCAATTATCAGTCACGCTTCTTCAAAATGCATATTACTGGCTAACTTGGGGGTCATCcaactttttatatataaaaactgaacCTCATATAGTTCATAAAATATCGGCTATTTCCAATTATTGACTAACCTTTGTGGCACGGGTATAAGGAAGACATCCTCCTGAACTCTGACCCTTATTCTGATTGGTGGATGAGTGGCCAGAGTATGGGCTGGAGGCTATAAAATATGAGAAATAAGCATGGTtttgaacatggtaaaaaatatcaCCTATACACAGCCACAGCCTGGCCTGTAGCAGTTTTGCCTCACCTGTGAGTacatgtgaggaggaggaggaggaggagtcagggccCTCACGTCCTCTTCATCAGTGATGTTGGGGCTAGGGCAGCGGTTGACCTCTCTGCGCCCCAGCCTCACCATTCCAGGCATCTGAGTCATCTTTACCTGCTGCGGCTTCACAGTGCAACTCTTTTTCATAAAGACACCCCTGCTGGAGGAGGACACAACTGCACCCAGGCATAAAATAGATTATAACATATATGATCAATTATACAAACATAATTTTTCTTTATCACATTTTGACAATTGATGCTACGTCAATCTAATATTACTATTTCAAGCAATACATGtaaataataatgcactggatttacacactgcctttcaaaacacccaaagtgctttaaatcTGCCCCTTCGACCAACACCAACACTAACACACGACATTCATATTGTATGTGGCAATGTGCGTGAAGTGGCTTGCCCCAGGGCAGAATGACAGTATGCACAATTAGGATACTCTAGAATACTTCAGTAAATGAACTATGAGCATATGTCATAGTAAATATAGTCAACTCTCATAGGATATTCTTACCTCTGCTGGTATGCTCTGAATGTGTCTGTCTGATTTGGTTTCTGCTGGTCGAAACACTGCTCTCTGCTCTTGATCCACTCTGTTCCAATTGaagcctcctcttcttcttgggTTGAATATCTCCCAGGTCATCCTCTAGCCAGTCATCAGCCACATACTCCTCCTCAGGCACCAGAGCTGCCCTGTTGCTGGTACTTGGGTCAGGAGTGCTGGAGAACTGTGATGAACTCTGCAGGCGAGACTTGGCACTTCCCAGGCCCCGGATGGCGCTGTGGTACTCCTCTCGCTCAAACACAGAGGGGGCCGGAGTGTCTTTTATGCTGTCCTGAGTCTTTAATGTTGAGCTGAGGTCATTTTTGTTTATGGGTGCTTGACTTTGACTGGAGAATGCTGGAGTTCCATTGTGCCTGGGCCGCACGGGGCGCAGAGGACTCACGGGAGAGTCTGTGTCGCTGTCATCTGAAGAGCTGCCGTTAGTCTAAAAGGACAACAAACAGTTTTGACGGATTACATGCAATAAGTGTAATTATTGGataccattttaaaatgtttcagaTATAATGGATATTttaggtaatttttttttatgatgaaaACTATGTGTTTTGTTAATACAGTGGCTGAGAGCACTGGGCACAAGCCTTTTTCTGATCACTTAATTTACCATTGGATACAGTGGAGACCTAAAACCCCCTTCAGAAATCGACCTGGTTGTAAAGAAGTGTAAAAAATTAGTGGTCATATTTACGTAGCGATTTTCtatcgtcctggtcgtggaacactggaccagctctatactctccatcgggtcctcgagggctcatgggagtatgcccaaccagtccacatgtgttttgtggatctggagaaggcattcgaccgtgtccctcgtggtgtcctttggggggtgctctgggagtatggggtccggggctctttgctaagggctgtccggtccctgtatgaccggagcaggagctgtgttcgcattgccggcagtaagtcagacctgttcccggtgcatgttggactccgccagggctgccctttgtcaccggttctgttcattatatttatggacagaatttctaggcgcagccaggggccggagggggcctggtttgggaaccacaggatttcatctctgctgtttgcggatgatgttgtcctgatggcttcttcgagccaggacctgcagcaggcactggggcggtttgcagccgagtgtgaagcggctgggatgagaatcagctcctccaaatccgaggccatggttctcgaccggaaaaaggtggtttgctctctccgggtgggtggtgagtctctgccccaagtggaggagttcaagtatctcggggtcttgttcacgagtgagggaaggatggagcgggagattgacaggcggatcggtgcagcgtctgcagtgatgcgatcgctgtatcggtccgttgtggtaaagaaggagctgagccggaaggcgaagctctcgatttaccggtcaatctacgttcctaccctcacctatggtcatgagctttgggtaatgaccgaaaggacaagatcgcggatacaagcggctgaaatgggcttcctccgcagagtggccgggcgcacccttagggatagggtgaggagctcggtcacacgggaggagctcggagtagagccgctgctcctacacgttgagaggaaccagctgaggtggctcgggcatctgctcaggatgcctcctggacgcctccctagggaggtgttctgggcatgtcccaccgggaggaggccccggggaagacccaggacacgctggagggactatgtctctcggctggcctgggaacgccttggggtcccaccggaggagctggaggacgtgtccggggtgagggaagtctgggagtccctgcttagactgctgcccccgcgacccggccccggatgagcggaagaaaatggatggatggatggatggatggattttctatcttcaaggcactcaaagcacacccattcacacatacagcAGTATATGCAGACACTAAAgtcgaggtgggttaagtgtcttggccaCAGACCCAGTGGCAGtattcgtctgtgggagctggaatcgcaccaccaacctgtggaccAGGGGATCCTGTCCAGTTTATGTCAAGAGAGAGATTTGAACCTCTGACCTACAAATCAGTGGATGAGCATTCTACCAACAGAGCTACTGCCACCCGTCATAAAGGCAGATGCAATGTAGCATTGTCAAGGACATATTGAAGTACTTAGTTTTAAGACTGCTAGGTCCCTCTCACACAATTTAGGACTTCTTAATCTTAAAATGATCCTTTTGCCAAAATGCAGATTATTACCCCATAGAGAAGCAGAGCATCTGTCCCTCTGGCCCGGTGCCTGTGCTGTCTCTGCTGTGAGCTGTTGCAGTGTGGTGGTTTGGGGCTTGCTGCTGAATGTCCTTGTGAGGCCCTGCTGACAGGGGTACAGTCCTGactggaggaggtgaggggctCTGAGTTCTCTGCATCAAACAGCTGGCTGTCCTGTAGGGTATCCAGAGGCTTGGCAGGAGCGGAGGCAGAAGTCACTGTGGCACACAGAAACCGgaatatttattgttttgaaaccaCAAATAATCGGGATGTAAAGACaatatgttttcatgtttactGAGCAAatgttttttgatattttagtgATCAACTCCCAATTCTTTTGTAATTGCCAGTAGTTTTTTATACATTAAATTCTACAGTAGCTACATGTTTTTATAGGTACCCTGATGAGCATCCTTCAGCGATCAGCATAggtgcaatacaaaagacaaacATGTTATATATTGTGCAGTGTCTCTTATTTTAATTCTATTCCATGAGTTCTTACCTAATCCGGCCAGTGCTTTCCTCAGCAGTGTTTTTGTAGCAGCACATTCCTGCTTGGTTTCTCTGTCTAGCTCCCTGCTGTATGTCCTTTCCCATTGGCACAAGGTGTCCATGGCCGACTCTCCCTTTGaagataattaataataataatcattaataATTTTCTTCCCATTTTCATGCCATTGTTCTTCAAAATACCTTTGAGTTGAGTAAAGTGACAGATGCTCCTCTTTCTATTAAGAGCCGAGCCACAGCTAAATTTCCACAGGCCAGAGCATCATGTAAAGGAGTGACCCCCTCACACAAGGGCCCCCCGGAGTCATTAATGTAGGCCCCGCGATCCAACAGTGCTGCCACTATGTCTGCAAAATACACTTCAGCTGAGCATAATTAAATATTACTAGGAACGTGTTTTCGAATAAGAATTTCTTTTACCATAGTGTCCATGGTTAGAGGCTTCATGCAGGGGAGTCCAGCCACAGTAGTCTCTGGGATTCACTGGATGACCCTAGTCATACACAAGCATGTGTTGGAATGTAGTATTTTAAGTGTCCAATTTTCAAATGATTAATTTACACATACACAGATAAAGTATGTATTGTATAATACTGTTATGAATATTGCACATTAGTCAAGTGATTCTATTTTAAAgaacaaaagctttttttcttcAAGTATTTTGGAGTATCTCACCTGATCGATAAGGTACTGGACCTGCTTCAGGTTTCCATCAATACAGGCTCTATGGAGAGAGGTCTCACCCTTTTCATTGCGCTTGTTCCACTAAAGCAGAGAATGAATTACACTTTAAAATCCTGAGGCTGTCAAAGTCTGAAAATGTAATATGAACTTACACGCCCAGTCTTCCTTTTTCCTGTCATCATCTTGTCATAACCTTCCAGATCGTCgtctataaaatattaaaagctaAGACATAAGTATCCACTTAGGCCTGTGCTTCTACAGCACAGAGTAATGAGTACCTGACTCAGAGAGGATGACGTCACTGTCCTCCAGAGGCTCACTGTTCTCCATGtcttcatcttcatcctcctctccctcactgtcATGTGGGCTCCAACCCTCTGCAGCACACAGCTCCTGTAACTGGGCCTTGGTGTCTTCAAATTTAGCAGAGCCGCTCCGTCGCTGATATGAAAGCCAGCGCCTCAACACACGCTTCTGTGGAAAGAAGACACAAgtgaattttgttttaaattacaattGTGTCACCCAGTGCCAAACTATGGTTGAATTTTGAGAAGAAATTTCAAAACTGTTTGACTTGGTTGAGTTTTCTTTTTGCTAAAGAGGAGGTTTTCTAGTTGTCATACTACCATGGCATTTTAAttttgaagaaaagaaaagctgCTATCGATTGTGATATAAGCTAATGTCTTGTCTTACCTGTATTCCAGCTTGTCCTGTCTTCTGAGCACAATCCAATGCTTTACTGAAACTGTGGTCTATGTCACTGAAGTCAAATCCACCCTCCTCTTGAACCACTGCAATGTTCTGCCATGTACTGCATTCCTGCAAAAGGTAACACTTGAtggtacgtgtgtgtgtatatgcgtatatacatatatacacatatacataaacacatatacatacatatacatacacatgtatatacatacatacacacatacctCTGAGGCGCTGCCTGCTCTCAGCATGAGCTCCTGTCTGTAGAGCTCCACTGCTTTGCTGTACTGTTTTAAGTCTGTGTAGGTCGCAGCTAGTGAAACATGGATCACAGCCAGTTCTCGAGAAGGCTTCCCCATTGCCTCTGCACCAGTCAACTAAAATGTTTGacaaaaatctgtatcaaaTAAAGCAGGACAAACAAGACTATACCAACAAACCATGATGCGAAAATATCATTTATagcatatttatgtttttacttgGGCCTGATAAGCATCCAAGGCTTTACTATAGCAGCCCACTTTACAGTAGAGATCTCCCAACTGCTCTGTCAGTTCAACAGCCTGATGAGGGCTGAGTCTTTTGCCCTGGTCTTCCCCCAACTCCTCCTCCAGTTTACAACCCTTGTCCGCTGTAAAACAACAACTTAgttacacagagacacagggaacAGTAATAAATAACAGATTGTATAGAATGTACCATATTTGAATGCTTTCTTCACTGCCTGTTTGTCCATTTGCTGCTGAGATCCAAGCTGCAAAGCTTTCTTTAGCGAGCGTCTGGCAGCCACAAAATCCCCTAGAGACAGCTGCAcctgtaatgaaaaaaaaaacaaatatagacatGTGAAAATGCAGATACTTATGACTTTAATTAGCAGAGGTGAGCTCAAACCTTGCCAATGCAGTGAAAACACTCGCTCTCACTGaacttgtcttttattttcctGGCACATTCCTTGGCCTGTTCAAGGCAGCGcactgcatttgaggcttgtcCATTGCGGAAGTAAATATTTCCCAGGTTAAAATTGGCACGATAGAGATCTTCAAGGAGTTCACTCTTCCTGGAcatcaaaagacaaaacaaaaattttagAACATAGATGCAACAGGGAAAATCCCTATCAACTGTTAGTATAATAACATTAATGCAGTATGCCAAGACAGTATCTTACTCTGCAATGAACACACTGCGCCGTATAAATTCACTGCATCGTTTGGGGTCTCCCAATTGATCACAAACCAGACCAAGATTGAGGAAGAGACGTGCTTTCATCTCACAAATCTCCCGCTGTGGCACCATCCCTATACAATAGATGAATACCAATGAGAGCTATATTAAACTGGCTCTATAGAAGCATAGTACAGACATACACAGACCTTCAAGGCGCTCATTAACAATGACAAGACTCTTCTTAAAAGCATCCTCGGCTTGTTCCAGACTGCTTCTTGATTGGTCAGACTCAAAGCGGAATAAATAAGTGCGGCCAATCGTAGCAAGGGCTCTTTGTTCTTCTGCATGATCAGAGACAGAACGGGCCAGATCCAAGTGACACCTCTGACACTGTAAGGAAAAATATACGTACATTATAACATTTAATACCTCTGAGGAATAACATTACTTAAACCAAGCAAAACCAAAACTATGACTTACCTTTAATGCAGCCTCAATATTTCCCAGTTCAGCATAGCATTCTCCTATTTTCCGATTAGCAACAGCTCGACCTATCACATCATTGAGCACCTCAGACAGGGACAGCTCCTGCTGGTGTTCCTGAATGGCAGCCTCATAATCACCtatgacataaaaatgaaaagtgaTCAAAAAATACTTTACTACAACTGGAGTGCTTGGAGTGTAAAGGACTAGCTATGTATGTAAAAGTGATTTGATAAGGAGCATGAATTATAATGGGGTAAAGGTTAGAACATTGCGAATTAAATCAGCATTAAGTGTCACtagcattaaaatatattttatccaTGACATCTGATACTAATGCAACTTCTGGATACATGTATACAAGCTACCTTCAAAAGATGTTTATACATCACACATACGTAATAATATCATGcagtttaaatgtaattaaatatattctCAATTGCTACTTGAACTCACAGCTCTTACCATTTTTAGACAACAGTTCTCCCAGCTGATTGCAGATGCTCGCTTCTTCTCTGAGGTTGTTATTGTTCTGGGCCTTGCTCTTTGCTTTTTGTAGCTCTGCAGCAGATAAGTGACTTCTTATAAATAACAACAGACCTTGAAACAGTGAGACATCAATACATGACAAGGCACTTACGTTTAATTTCTCTGGCAAAACTCATCTTCAAGATTttgagggagagagtgagagaatgtGCTTAGTGCCACCGCAGAGCGCGCCTCAAACTTGTTTGCTAACGGCCAACGTTGCCAACATCGCCAACACACACCATTTGTATTAACAAATCCGTCTGTTCCCATTAATGTCATTCATATCACTTTAGTG from Periophthalmus magnuspinnatus isolate fPerMag1 chromosome 22, fPerMag1.2.pri, whole genome shotgun sequence includes these protein-coding regions:
- the tonsl gene encoding tonsoku-like protein encodes the protein MSFAREIKQLQKAKSKAQNNNNLREEASICNQLGELLSKNGDYEAAIQEHQQELSLSEVLNDVIGRAVANRKIGECYAELGNIEAALKCQRCHLDLARSVSDHAEEQRALATIGRTYLFRFESDQSRSSLEQAEDAFKKSLVIVNERLEGMVPQREICEMKARLFLNLGLVCDQLGDPKRCSEFIRRSVFIAEKSELLEDLYRANFNLGNIYFRNGQASNAVRCLEQAKECARKIKDKFSESECFHCIGKVQLSLGDFVAARRSLKKALQLGSQQQMDKQAVKKAFKYADKGCKLEEELGEDQGKRLSPHQAVELTEQLGDLYCKVGCYSKALDAYQAQLTGAEAMGKPSRELAVIHVSLAATYTDLKQYSKAVELYRQELMLRAGSASEECSTWQNIAVVQEEGGFDFSDIDHSFSKALDCAQKTGQAGIQKRVLRRWLSYQRRSGSAKFEDTKAQLQELCAAEGWSPHDSEGEEDEDEDMENSEPLEDSDVILSESDDDLEGYDKMMTGKRKTGRWNKRNEKGETSLHRACIDGNLKQVQYLIDQGHPVNPRDYCGWTPLHEASNHGHYDIVAALLDRGAYINDSGGPLCEGVTPLHDALACGNLAVARLLIERGASVTLLNSKGESAMDTLCQWERTYSRELDRETKQECAATKTLLRKALAGLVTSASAPAKPLDTLQDSQLFDAENSEPLTSSSQDCTPVSRASQGHSAASPKPPHCNSSQQRQHRHRARGTDALLLYGTNGSSSDDSDTDSPVSPLRPVRPRHNGTPAFSSQSQAPINKNDLSSTLKTQDSIKDTPAPSVFEREEYHSAIRGLGSAKSRLQSSSQFSSTPDPSTSNRAALVPEEEYVADDWLEDDLGDIQPKKKRRLQLEQSGSRAESSVSTSRNQIRQTHSEHTSRVVSSSSRGVFMKKSCTVKPQQVKMTQMPGMVRLGRREVNRCPSPNITDEEDVRALTPPPPPPHMYSQPPAHTLATHPPIRIRVRVQEDVFLIPVPQSEADSCTVAWLREQAAQRYYQKCGLLPRLQLQKEGALLSLQDPLLAVLHTNEEVLAEVCSWDLPPLPERYKKACQSLAVEENRRVSRLCEVQDGGSCVSVCGLSLAPSSLTPLLRALKLQASLTELRLSGNRLHDSLLPELVATAITMPRLRLLDLSANHITGAGLEKAVTALKGHSHPAFPCLEELDLSFNLLGDSVSEPLSCLLSCCPLLVTLSLQACGLTARFLQQHRLMLAQALAGMAHLRSLCLSHNALGSTGFELVLKTVPLHSLTHLDLSAVRSGPADHPALEQLTKLLSQNECPLTHLSLASNGLTDNSVVTLVRCLASCPALESLDLSGNPSITSAGLYSILASLKEAGLSLSILNLQGCQVSGPWDSTGLDGLRDVVQDMRLCSLTLNKLDRDGLRHLWDTPGHFVDRSAKCLMTALSST